Part of the Paeniglutamicibacter sulfureus genome, GGACAGGTCGTAGACGCTGCCGAAGCCCTCGCCGAGCATCGAGTGGGCCAGGAACGACAACGCGCGGCCATTGGCCTGGCCGCCGGGCTGGAATTCCGGGGCGGGTATCAGCAGGGTGGTGACGATCGAGGAGGAAACCAGGAACACGCTCATGGTCAGTGCCGCCGTCAGCAGGAGCTTCTTGGCTCCAGCGATGCGTCCGAGTGGACTGGCCTCGGTGTCCCCGGGTGCCTTCCGGATCTGGGGCATCACGGCCACGCCGGTTTCGAAGCCGGACAGACCCAGGGCCAACTTGGGGAAGACGAGCAGGGCAATGGCAACCATCATCCAGGGTTCCGAATGCGAGGCCGTCAGGTTCAGCCACCAATGGTCTACGGGGGCGGGGTCGCGAACCAGCGACGCCACTGCGACGGCAATGACGACGAGGTTGAGCAGCAAGTAGACGGCGACCAGGCCAACGGCCAGCCAGATGACCTCGTGGAAGCCGCGCAGGAACAGTGCCCCCAGCAGCAGGATGAGGACCAGCGTAATAATGACTTGCTGCCCGTGGAATGCATCGGGGGTGAAGGGGTTTTCGATGATGTGCGCCGTGGCATCGGCCGAGGACAGCGTAATGGTGATCATGAAGTCCGTGGCCGCAAAGCCCAACAGCACCAGGACGAACAGTTTGCCCTTCCAATGGGGCAGCAGACGCTCGAGCATGGAGATCGAACCCTGCCCGTGCGGGGATTCGTTGGCCACGCGCCGATAGACCGGCAACGCCGCACCCAGGGTGACTGCCACGAGCAAGAGCGTCGCCAACGGGGCCAAGGCGCCGGCCGCCAGTGCGGCAATGGCGGGTTGGTAGCCAAGCGTTGAAAAGTAGTCCAGGCCGGAGAGGCACATAACCTGCCACCATCGGTGTCCGGTTGGCGTGGATCCGGCGGGTTCCGCGTGGTCCTGACCTATTTCGGTGTCACGGAGCCACCTTGAAAAGCGTTTTGGACGGGTCTTGGTTCGCACGGGCGAAACCAGTCCGGCTGACGCAGAGGTTTTCTTCACGAGAAGGAACGCTACTCTTGCCCAACGAGCCTGGACATAGCTGGTGACAACTAGTTTGGTGACGTGCGCGACAGTACGCCGCTTTGACATTCAGCCGCCGAAAAGCAACCATTTTGTAGCGGCATACATCAGGGAAGTCGTTTCCTGCGTTGCACCCGCCTGCTTTAAGGACTTTGTTTGTGAGTACCCTGCCCGAAGACACATCCTTGGTTCCTTGGCGACCCAAGCGGCTCTGGGCACCGTGGTGGCTGGCGATGATCCTGGGCGGAACTGCGGGGGTCACATTGACACTGCTCCGGACCTCCAGAACGTTTGTCATTCCCGGCGCGATTGCCCTGGCCATGATCATCATTTTTATCAGCGTCGCCACGATCTTGCGTCGGCAATTCCATTCCGAGGCCCTGGAGCCACCGATGTCGCTTTCCTATCTTTTGTGGATGGTGTTGTTGATTTTCCTCGTGGGTCCCGTCCAGCTGGTGTTGCTGCCCGCGAATCCGCAGGAAGTGATCGTCAAGGCACTGGCGTTGTCTGTGGGCATATCCATTTGCATGTATGCGGCGGACCGCGCCTTGTTCTCGTCGTTTGCGAAGCGGGAGCGTCCCAGGCAGGACGTTTGACCGGTGGCTTTCAGTGATGGAAAAGCACGGCTTTCCATCACTGAAAGTGCTTCTAGGCATGCCCGATGAAAAGCCCCCGCCGTCGACCTTGATCACGCTCGGCGCTCGCCGAGATCGACGGAGTCTCCGGCGCCATGGTGAACTCCACCGAGGCGCCCCGAGCTTTCATGCTCGCTGTGGTGCTGATCGTTTCGACCATCCTGGCACTTCTGTATGTGTTCTTGATGCGCGAGCGGGCCAAGCCGCGTCCCCCCGCCTAATCCGGCCAAGTTCGATGAACTGATCCACACCCCATTGCGCTGTGCTGGAAGTTGCCGATTCGGTGCTGAGTACGCACCGGAAGTAACAAGCGGCTGCCGGGTGTGTCCATATTGAACGATTCACCCAGGGTGGACGGAGCCATGTCAGGGCCGTGCTGGGTGTTGACGGGGCAGGGCCCATGCGGGGAACGTGGCGGCACCGCGAGCCATGCTCGCCCATCTGATCCCCGGGCCGAGGCGGGTGCCTTGACTGTTGCCCACACCACAAATAGCATACAGGGCAACGGTTGTTTCATATTGAGCAACAAGGCATGTTCGGCGCTCGGTGCCGGAAACCCTGAGGGAGAAGAACGTGGAAGAACTCCGCATTGAAGAAAACGGAAACATCGGGCCCATCGACGCCTCAAGGATTCCGCGTTTTGCCGGACTGGGCACCTATGCCCGGCTCCCGCGCATCGACCAGGTGCCGGCCGCCGACATCAAGGTCGTGGGTGTTCCGTTCGACGCAGGAGTTTCCTATCGGCCAGGTTCACGTTTCGGGTCCACGCACATCCGCGAGTCCTCCCGCCTGCTGCGTCCCTACAACCCGGCCCTGGATGTCTCGCCCTTCGCGCTGACCCAGGTGGCCGACGCCGGGGACATGGCGGTAAACCCGTTCAACATCAACGAGGCCATCGAGACCATCCAGCAAAACGCCTTGGACCTCACTGCCGACGGCTCCACCCTGGTGACCCTCGGCGGGGACCACACCATCGCGCTGCCTCTCTTGCGCGCCGCCGCCGAACGCGCGGGCGCGCCGGTGGCAATGCTGCACTTCGATGCGCACCTTGACACCTGGGACACCTACTTCGGTGCCGAGTACACCCACGGCACCCCCTTCCGCCGCGCGGTGGAGGAGGGC contains:
- the speB gene encoding agmatinase; the encoded protein is MEELRIEENGNIGPIDASRIPRFAGLGTYARLPRIDQVPAADIKVVGVPFDAGVSYRPGSRFGSTHIRESSRLLRPYNPALDVSPFALTQVADAGDMAVNPFNINEAIETIQQNALDLTADGSTLVTLGGDHTIALPLLRAAAERAGAPVAMLHFDAHLDTWDTYFGAEYTHGTPFRRAVEEGILDTEAISHVGTRGPLYGKKDLEDDKRFGFGIVTSSDVYYQGVNEIVHKLRDRIGDRPLYISVDIDVLDPAHAPGTGTPEAGGITSRELLEIIRGLRGMNIVGADIVEVAPAYDHAEMTGVAASHVAYDLVSLIADKRANDKKAAQA